The following DNA comes from Halalkaliarchaeum sp. AArc-CO.
GAACGCGCCGAGGACGGGGAACTAAAGTGGATCGACGTCCGCGAGGACCTCACCAGCGGTCAGTGGGGTCGCCTCATCGAGCAGGAGATCCTGGTCGACGGGGAAGAAGGGTTCGAACTCGCCGATCCGGAGGCGACCCGAGACGGCCTCGAGGAGGACGAAAACGAGTTCACGTCGGGCAGCGACGTGGACGTCCCGGACACGACCTCCTGGACGCAGTGGGACAAAGGCGCCCTCGTGGCGACGCTTTTGTTCTTCGTCGGCTACACGTGGGGTCCGATCCGCGATCTGATCGGCAACGCGGTCCATCTGCTTTTGGGTCCGGTCAACAACGTCCTGCCCTTCTATGCGGTGATCATGGTAATCGCGCTCGCGACCGGGCTCTACTCCACCCTGCTTCGGGCAGCGCTCATGGATATGGACAAGATGTCGAAGTACCAGGAACGGATGAAAGACATCCAGGACCGCCGCAAGCAGGCCAAGGAGGCAGGCGACGACGAGGCGCTCGACGCCATCCAGGAGGAACAGATGGAAGCGATGTCCGATCAGCTGGGAATGTTCAAAGAGCAGTTCCGGCCGATGGTGTGGATCATGTTCCTCACCATCCCGGCGTTCCTGTGGATGTACTGGATGGTCGGATTCCGCGGCAGCGACGCACACGGCACGTTCGAGTCAATCGTCATCCCGATTGCAGGCACCGTCGAGTGGACGACCGGCCTCATCGGCCCGATTCAGATCTGGATCATCTGGTACTTCCTGTGCTCGATGGCGTTCACCCAGATCATTCAAAAGAGCCTCAACATCCAGATGTCCCCGTCGACCTCGTGACCGCAGAGAATCCTCGAGCCTCGCGACGGTTCCCGGTTGCGTCGTAACTCACCGCCATACGAACCCTTTTTAATATCCCGCTCCACCTACCGATACCCATGCAAGACATTCTCGTGGGACGCTTGATGTCATCGCCCGTTCGAACGGTCTCCCCGGATACCCTCGTAGAGGACGCCGCGAACGTGATGCTCGATGAGGGCATCGGTTCCGTCGTCGTTGCCGACGAGGACAACCAACTGTGTGGCATCCTCACGTCGACCGACTTCGTCCAGATCGTGGCCGAACGGAAGCCGAAAGATCAAACGCCCGTAGAGAAGTACATGACGACCGGCGTACTTACTGCGAGCGCACAAGACCCGATCGTCGAGGCCGCGGAAACGATGATCGAAAACGACATCCACCACCTCCCGGTCGTGAGCGACGTCGACGGTGTCATCGGCATCGTCACGACGACGGATCTCGCCGCCTACGTCTCGAA
Coding sequences within:
- a CDS encoding DUF106 domain-containing protein — translated: MSRIERRVRKLVADDEMRDAVEIVLERAEDGELKWIDVREDLTSGQWGRLIEQEILVDGEEGFELADPEATRDGLEEDENEFTSGSDVDVPDTTSWTQWDKGALVATLLFFVGYTWGPIRDLIGNAVHLLLGPVNNVLPFYAVIMVIALATGLYSTLLRAALMDMDKMSKYQERMKDIQDRRKQAKEAGDDEALDAIQEEQMEAMSDQLGMFKEQFRPMVWIMFLTIPAFLWMYWMVGFRGSDAHGTFESIVIPIAGTVEWTTGLIGPIQIWIIWYFLCSMAFTQIIQKSLNIQMSPSTS
- a CDS encoding CBS domain-containing protein yields the protein MQDILVGRLMSSPVRTVSPDTLVEDAANVMLDEGIGSVVVADEDNQLCGILTSTDFVQIVAERKPKDQTPVEKYMTTGVLTASAQDPIVEAAETMIENDIHHLPVVSDVDGVIGIVTTTDLAAYVSNLEPATA